In one Aphelocoma coerulescens isolate FSJ_1873_10779 chromosome 20, UR_Acoe_1.0, whole genome shotgun sequence genomic region, the following are encoded:
- the SPO11 gene encoding meiotic recombination protein SPO11 → MEEHDLCSTEMPAGNKASFRETSQSGQESHIPSSEVLEAIENVIQGVLQSLAQKKAPVLTVANRTDWRNIEFKDSVGLQMIPRCTTKQIRSDCPQSAKRFALMLKILSMIYKMVQSNTYATKRDIYYSDTLLFGSQSVVDQIINDISCMLKIPRRSLHVLSTTKGFVAGNLSYTEEDGTKVNCTCSATAVTVPSNVQGIKNLTSHAKFILIVEKDATFQRLLDDDFFNKVSPCIMITGRGIPDLNTRLLVRKLWDSFQIPVFTLMDADPHGVEIMCVYKYGSVSMSFEAHHLTVPSIKWLGLLPSDLKRLNICKDALIPFTRQDENKLASIQKRPYIACQPLWKKELEIMAASKMKAEIQVLTSLSSDYLSRVYLPNKLQFGGWL, encoded by the exons TTCTGAGGTTCTTGAAGCAATAGAAAATGTTATCCAAGGTGTACTTCAAAGCTTGGCCCAAAAAAAAGCACCTGTTCTCACAGTGGCTAACAGAACAGATTGGAGGAACATAGA ATTTAAAGATTCTGTAGGTCTACAGATGATACCACGGTGTACTACAAAACAGATAAGAAGTGACTGCCCTCAATCAGCAAAACGATTTG ctctGATGCTCAAAATATTATCTATGATCTACAAGATGGTGCAGAGCAACACTTATGCAACTAAAAG AGATATATATTATTCAGATACTCTACTGTTTGGTAGCCAAAGTGTTGTGGACCAAATAATCAATGACATTTCTTGCATGCTTAAGATACCTCGGAGAAGTCTACATGTA CTGTCTACAACTAAAGGTTTTGTTGCTGGTAATTTAAGTTACACTGAGGAGGATGGTACAAAAGTGAATTGTACCTGCAGTGCAACA gcAGTCACTGTGCCATCTAATGTTCAAGGAATTAAAA ATTTAACCTCACATGCCAAATTTATATTAATTGTAGAAAAAGATGCAACTTTTCAGAGACTCCTGGATGATGACTTCTTCAATAAAGTGTCCCCATGTATCATGATCACG ggAAGAGGCATACCAGATCTTAATACACGACTTTTGGTCAGGAAGCTGTGGGATTCTTTTCAAATTCCTGTTTTCACCCTTATGGATGCAGATCCACATG GTGTAGAAATAATGTGCGTCTACAAATATGGATCTGTG TCCATGTCCTTTGAGGCCCATCATCTCACCGTTCCCTCTATCAAGTGGCTTGGTCTCCTTCCATCTGATCTCAAGAG atTAAACATATGCAAAGATGCCCTGATTCCATTTACAAGGCAAGATGAAAACAAGTTAGCAAGTATTCAAAAGAGACCTTACATTGCTTGTCAGCCATTGTGGAAAAAAGAG CTGGAAATTATGGCAGCATCCAAAATGAAGGCTGAAATTCAAGTTTTAACTTCTCTCTCATCAGATTACCTGTCCAGAGTCTATTTACCAAACAAACTGCAGTTTGGTGGATGGCTATGA